From one Triticum aestivum cultivar Chinese Spring chromosome 4B, IWGSC CS RefSeq v2.1, whole genome shotgun sequence genomic stretch:
- the LOC123094473 gene encoding TPD1 protein homolog 1B-like isoform X2, with the protein MACFQTRPSAAVVVVITMFLLQACYEASASSSLQLQLPRHQMRKMLSVSAPSMPSSGGGRRSTEPLELEECSKDLLEVFQINAPSMAGGIPAYSVEFTNTCMECLVCDVHVACGDFASNDVIDPTKFRRLGFNDCLVNGGLSIEPSFPVSFQYGNSFPYPMTVSSASCHRN; encoded by the exons ATGGCGTGCTTTCAGACGCGTCCAAGTGCTGCTGTTGTGGTCGTCATCACCATGTTTCTGCTCCAAGCTTGCTATGAAG CATCAGCGTCTTCCTCGCTGCAGCTGCAGCTGCCTCGGCATCAGATGCGCAAGATGCTCAGCGTCAGTGCACCTTCCATGCCATCGAGCGGCGGAGGACGGCGCTCGACGGAGCCGTTGGAGCTGGAGGAGTGCTCAAAGGATCTCCTGGAGGTGTTCCAGATCAACGCGCCGAGCATGGCGGGCGGCATACCGGCCTACAGCGTGGAGTTCACCAACACATGCATGGAATGTCTCGTGTGCGACGTCCATGTCGCATGCGGCGACTTCGCCTCAAATGATGTCATCGACCCGACCAAGTTCCGCCGCCTCGGCTTCAACGACTGCCTGGTCAACGGCGGCCTGTCCATTGAGCCTAGCTTTCCCGTGTCCTTCCAGTACGGCAACTCTTTTCCCTACCCGATGACAGTCTCGTCCGCCTCCTGTCACCGTAACTAG
- the LOC123094473 gene encoding TPD1 protein homolog 1B-like isoform X1 — protein sequence MACFQTRPSAAVVVVITMFLLQACYEGSQASASSSLQLQLPRHQMRKMLSVSAPSMPSSGGGRRSTEPLELEECSKDLLEVFQINAPSMAGGIPAYSVEFTNTCMECLVCDVHVACGDFASNDVIDPTKFRRLGFNDCLVNGGLSIEPSFPVSFQYGNSFPYPMTVSSASCHRN from the exons ATGGCGTGCTTTCAGACGCGTCCAAGTGCTGCTGTTGTGGTCGTCATCACCATGTTTCTGCTCCAAGCTTGCTATGAAGGTAGTCAAG CATCAGCGTCTTCCTCGCTGCAGCTGCAGCTGCCTCGGCATCAGATGCGCAAGATGCTCAGCGTCAGTGCACCTTCCATGCCATCGAGCGGCGGAGGACGGCGCTCGACGGAGCCGTTGGAGCTGGAGGAGTGCTCAAAGGATCTCCTGGAGGTGTTCCAGATCAACGCGCCGAGCATGGCGGGCGGCATACCGGCCTACAGCGTGGAGTTCACCAACACATGCATGGAATGTCTCGTGTGCGACGTCCATGTCGCATGCGGCGACTTCGCCTCAAATGATGTCATCGACCCGACCAAGTTCCGCCGCCTCGGCTTCAACGACTGCCTGGTCAACGGCGGCCTGTCCATTGAGCCTAGCTTTCCCGTGTCCTTCCAGTACGGCAACTCTTTTCCCTACCCGATGACAGTCTCGTCCGCCTCCTGTCACCGTAACTAG